One genomic region from Oxobacter pfennigii encodes:
- a CDS encoding heavy metal translocating P-type ATPase, which produces MMHLIKLLKDGEKRTLLFLAISFISLVISFFNFRNLPVDAAWAAILLCGIPIIKGAIIGLITEFDIKADVLVSIALIASVIIGEIFAAGEVAFIMAVGAYLEERTVAKAREGIEKLVHLTPTTARVIRNGEETIVPAEQVQVDDILRVLAGETIAVDGIIVSGQTSVNQSVMTGESLPVDKSAGDEVFSGTVNQFGTFDMKASKVGENSSLQRMIRLVQSADAGKANIVGIADRWATWIVVIALTFAAATWFITGEVIRAVTILVVFCPCALVLATPTAIMAGIGNATKFGILIREGDALERLSLIKRIAFDKTGTLTHGKPDVTAVESFDSSLTADDLLSLAASAELRSEHPLGKAIVAHYKAPLNKPLPEPDDFQMVAGRGVFALVDGRRILAGNAELLLDHTITLPQEITDKADAYRNDGCTIIFISVDRRACGLIALSDTLRPDAIDMVRSIEKLGITSVLLTGDNQYAASHMAKITGIHDIHTGCLPENKMAVIEQYQSTGELVCMVGDGVNDAPALKKAHVGIAMGGIGSDIAVDAADITLVGDDIKSIPHLFALSKRAMNTIKLNMALSMVLNFAAIFLAMLGFLGPVLGALVHNAGSVAVIINSSLLLKWKERGK; this is translated from the coding sequence ATGATGCACTTGATAAAGCTATTAAAAGACGGCGAAAAAAGAACACTCCTTTTCCTCGCGATATCATTTATTTCTCTTGTAATCAGTTTCTTTAACTTCAGGAATTTACCTGTTGACGCAGCATGGGCAGCAATCTTGCTGTGCGGTATACCAATTATCAAGGGGGCTATTATCGGCCTTATTACAGAATTTGATATCAAGGCCGATGTGCTGGTATCTATCGCTTTAATCGCGTCAGTCATAATTGGCGAGATCTTCGCAGCCGGTGAAGTCGCCTTTATTATGGCAGTCGGCGCCTATCTGGAAGAACGCACCGTAGCAAAAGCCCGGGAGGGCATTGAAAAGCTTGTGCACCTCACTCCGACGACGGCAAGGGTCATCAGGAATGGTGAAGAGACTATTGTACCAGCGGAACAGGTCCAGGTTGATGATATACTGCGCGTCCTTGCAGGTGAAACCATTGCCGTTGACGGCATCATCGTAAGCGGGCAAACCTCGGTTAACCAATCGGTGATGACAGGAGAATCTCTGCCGGTTGATAAGAGTGCCGGGGATGAGGTTTTCAGCGGAACGGTCAATCAGTTTGGCACATTCGATATGAAGGCCTCAAAAGTTGGCGAAAATAGCTCCCTGCAAAGGATGATCCGTCTGGTCCAGTCCGCCGATGCCGGAAAAGCTAACATCGTCGGCATTGCAGACAGATGGGCCACCTGGATCGTAGTTATCGCATTGACTTTTGCAGCCGCCACATGGTTTATTACAGGAGAGGTTATTCGTGCCGTGACCATATTGGTAGTATTCTGCCCCTGTGCCTTAGTGCTTGCGACACCTACGGCAATTATGGCAGGCATCGGCAACGCTACGAAATTCGGTATCTTAATCCGGGAGGGTGACGCACTGGAAAGGCTCTCTTTAATCAAGCGCATTGCCTTTGATAAAACAGGCACCCTTACCCACGGCAAGCCCGATGTTACAGCTGTTGAGAGCTTTGATTCCAGCCTGACTGCCGATGATCTGCTGTCCCTGGCGGCTTCCGCGGAACTGCGCTCCGAGCACCCATTGGGGAAAGCTATTGTGGCTCATTATAAGGCGCCCTTAAATAAACCCCTGCCAGAACCTGATGATTTTCAAATGGTTGCAGGGCGCGGCGTTTTTGCACTGGTAGACGGCCGTAGGATACTTGCAGGAAATGCGGAGCTTTTGCTTGACCATACTATAACCTTGCCCCAAGAGATAACAGATAAAGCAGATGCATACAGAAATGACGGCTGCACCATCATCTTTATTTCCGTGGACCGCCGTGCCTGTGGTCTTATAGCGTTATCGGACACTTTACGTCCTGATGCCATAGATATGGTCAGGAGCATTGAAAAGTTGGGAATAACAAGCGTGCTGCTGACAGGTGATAATCAATATGCCGCTTCCCACATGGCAAAAATTACGGGAATTCATGACATTCATACCGGTTGCCTGCCGGAAAATAAAATGGCTGTCATCGAACAGTATCAAAGCACCGGTGAGTTGGTATGTATGGTTGGTGACGGCGTAAACGATGCCCCGGCGCTGAAAAAGGCTCACGTCGGCATTGCCATGGGAGGCATCGGCAGCGATATCGCAGTAGACGCCGCCGACATTACTCTTGTGGGTGATGATATCAAGAGCATTCCCCATTTGTTTGCCTTATCAAAACGGGCTATGAATACCATCAAGCTCAATATGGCGCTTTCCATGGTACTTAACTTTGCCGCTATTTTTCTGGCTATGCTAGGATTTCTCGGACCTGTCCTTGGCGCACTGGTACATAATGCCGGTTCGGTAGCAGTAATTATAAACTCATCACTATTATTGAAATGGAAGGAACGGGGTAAATGA
- a CDS encoding helix-turn-helix domain-containing protein, with amino-acid sequence MKDIIEDIYRPMLSERGFSPNPGNQRYGRAGLCWKLSEDMGEGYYWIYGQKNLFDIKIHDFYFHEDSFMEFDLPECLNITQFESISGEELSPYRRLTAGCIKSIIGGYTPYKILIHKKIPICSIGIEIMPAYYEDYLKKQYPGEYLNPHDAFAHVGQTTNFPEMARLLSQVKNYRGEGISARLFYEAKVAEAVSLVVERQKKCAFKQEVKLSLQDVKQIETVTSYINDHFAFDLPLIRLSRIACMGTTKLKSCFKQFHGYTITEYIQQRRMSQAEHLLSSTNLTIGQIAQTVGYVSASRFAELFRLSTGLLPGEYRKMALR; translated from the coding sequence TTGAAAGATATTATTGAAGATATTTACAGACCTATGCTATCCGAACGGGGCTTTTCTCCCAACCCGGGCAATCAGCGATATGGAAGGGCCGGCTTGTGCTGGAAGCTTTCAGAGGATATGGGGGAAGGATATTACTGGATCTACGGCCAGAAAAATTTGTTTGATATTAAAATCCATGATTTTTATTTTCATGAGGATTCCTTTATGGAATTTGATCTTCCCGAATGTTTAAACATCACACAATTTGAATCCATATCCGGTGAAGAATTATCTCCTTACCGGAGGCTTACTGCCGGGTGCATCAAAAGCATCATCGGAGGATATACGCCCTATAAGATTCTTATCCATAAAAAAATACCCATTTGCTCCATAGGCATTGAAATTATGCCCGCTTATTATGAAGACTACTTAAAAAAACAATATCCCGGAGAATATTTAAATCCCCATGATGCCTTTGCCCATGTGGGGCAGACCACAAACTTTCCGGAGATGGCAAGGCTTTTGAGCCAGGTAAAGAATTATCGGGGCGAAGGAATTTCAGCAAGATTATTTTATGAAGCCAAAGTTGCCGAAGCAGTTTCGCTGGTTGTGGAAAGGCAGAAAAAATGCGCATTCAAACAGGAAGTTAAGCTTTCTCTTCAGGATGTAAAACAGATTGAAACAGTTACATCCTACATAAACGACCATTTTGCCTTTGATTTGCCTCTTATCCGTCTCTCAAGGATTGCCTGCATGGGTACAACGAAGCTTAAGTCCTGTTTTAAGCAATTTCACGGCTATACCATCACAGAGTATATACAGCAGCGCCGCATGAGCCAGGCGGAGCATTTGCTATCCTCGACCAATTTGACCATCGGTCAAATCGCCCAAACCGTAGGATATGTAAGCGCCAGCCGGTTCGCCGAATTGTTTCGTCTAAGCACCGGCTTGCTTCCGGGGGAATACCGGAAGATGGCATTGAGATGA
- a CDS encoding MptD family putative ECF transporter S component, with protein sequence MINQTETEKKVLTVKDLVTAGIFTALFFIFTLIGGIVFAPNPVLTFYMPLGSALLCGPIFLLLVAKVPKPRAVTILGVIVGLIFFATGMHWAMDIGYIIMGIAADFVAGIKKYKSKGMNILSYMLFCLGATGSYIVFFIDPEGWTSAMLKNGTEQAYIDTMAASAPAWMLYVILFGTLAVAAFSGWAGSKLMKKQFERAGITA encoded by the coding sequence ATGATAAACCAGACAGAAACTGAAAAGAAGGTGCTGACCGTAAAAGACCTTGTAACGGCGGGAATTTTTACGGCATTGTTCTTTATATTTACGTTGATAGGCGGTATTGTGTTTGCCCCTAATCCTGTTTTAACCTTCTATATGCCTTTAGGCTCAGCATTGCTGTGCGGCCCCATCTTCCTGCTGCTGGTTGCAAAGGTGCCAAAACCACGTGCAGTAACCATTCTCGGTGTCATTGTAGGACTGATCTTTTTTGCCACGGGAATGCACTGGGCTATGGATATTGGTTATATAATCATGGGCATAGCTGCCGACTTTGTAGCCGGTATAAAAAAGTACAAAAGCAAGGGGATGAACATACTGTCATATATGTTGTTCTGCCTGGGCGCAACGGGGAGCTACATTGTATTTTTTATTGACCCTGAAGGATGGACAAGCGCAATGCTGAAAAACGGAACGGAACAGGCATATATTGATACTATGGCGGCCTCGGCTCCGGCATGGATGCTATATGTTATTCTCTTCGGCACCCTTGCAGTAGCGGCTTTCAGCGGCTGGGCTGGAAGCAAGCTTATGAAAAAACAATTTGAAAGAGCCGGGATTACCGCATGA
- a CDS encoding metal-sensing transcriptional repressor — MRKCMDSDNLHRRINKIMGQIKAIDKMIDEDLPCEDLLIQINAAKSALQKVGQVVLEGHLSHCVREGIEHGDADKTIADFAKAVEHFSRIT; from the coding sequence ATGCGTAAATGTATGGATTCGGACAATCTGCATAGAAGAATAAACAAAATAATGGGACAGATCAAGGCAATAGATAAAATGATCGATGAAGACCTCCCCTGTGAAGACCTTTTGATTCAGATAAATGCGGCAAAAAGTGCCTTGCAAAAAGTCGGCCAGGTTGTTTTGGAGGGCCACTTAAGCCATTGTGTCCGGGAAGGGATCGAGCACGGCGACGCTGATAAAACTATTGCGGATTTTGCCAAAGCGGTTGAACATTTTTCAAGAATAACATGA
- a CDS encoding energy-coupling factor transporter transmembrane component T, producing the protein MIVSGRTQGINPDPRTKLFLLLMVILAAAMSPSLSYELGLVVLIAVFGVFCGGIKYSLISAFAYGLIYIFTLLVLDKITGGLRTTFIAFLGLVHKVYPCGMLAGIMISTTKVSEFMSAMYRIRAPKKLVIPLAVMLRYLPAVREDWSYIKDAMRMRDVSPSLKGLITRPAMTMECVYVPLMMSASKAADELSVAAVTRGIENPKPRTCLTQILFGVSDLVLAACFLLYFMAGRFI; encoded by the coding sequence ATGATTGTTTCAGGCAGAACACAAGGCATTAACCCCGACCCAAGAACTAAGCTTTTCCTTCTCTTAATGGTTATTCTGGCTGCCGCCATGTCACCATCCCTTAGCTATGAGCTTGGTCTTGTAGTGTTGATTGCGGTATTCGGTGTGTTTTGCGGGGGTATAAAATACAGCCTTATTTCGGCTTTTGCCTATGGCCTTATTTATATTTTTACCCTTTTGGTGCTTGATAAAATAACCGGCGGGCTAAGGACCACGTTCATTGCCTTTCTGGGGCTGGTTCACAAAGTCTACCCTTGCGGTATGTTGGCAGGAATTATGATTTCCACAACAAAGGTCAGCGAGTTTATGTCCGCCATGTACCGCATTCGTGCGCCTAAAAAGCTGGTTATACCGCTGGCCGTAATGCTCCGTTACCTGCCTGCAGTCCGGGAGGATTGGAGCTATATAAAAGATGCTATGCGTATGAGGGATGTGTCTCCAAGCCTTAAGGGGCTAATAACACGGCCTGCCATGACGATGGAATGCGTATACGTGCCGCTTATGATGTCAGCCTCCAAGGCTGCCGACGAGCTTTCCGTAGCAGCCGTCACCCGTGGAATTGAAAATCCAAAACCGCGGACCTGCCTTACGCAGATCTTGTTCGGAGTGTCTGATTTAGTATTGGCCGCCTGCTTTCTTCTATATTTCATGGCAGGACGGTTTATATAG
- a CDS encoding manganese efflux pump MntP family protein yields MNLWELFLIAVGLSMDAFAVAACSGLTMPKVTVKKSLIVGGYFGFFQAVMPLIGYMLATQFAEKIIAFDHWITFALLCFIGGKMAVGSFKKEGCPDRECVAETCADRECPGGESPRIREPSLKPSEMLPLALATSIDALAVGVSFAFLQVNIVPAVSSIGIITFALSMLGVKVGNIFGIKFKSKAELSGGIILVLIGLKILLEHMGIISL; encoded by the coding sequence ATGAATCTATGGGAATTATTTTTAATCGCTGTCGGACTTTCTATGGACGCTTTTGCCGTAGCTGCCTGTTCCGGGCTGACCATGCCCAAGGTAACCGTAAAAAAGTCATTGATTGTAGGCGGATACTTTGGTTTTTTTCAGGCTGTTATGCCGCTTATAGGTTATATGCTTGCCACACAGTTTGCCGAAAAAATAATCGCTTTTGATCACTGGATTACATTTGCCTTGCTCTGTTTTATCGGCGGAAAAATGGCGGTGGGAAGTTTTAAAAAGGAAGGATGTCCGGACAGGGAATGTGTCGCCGAAACCTGTGCGGACAGAGAATGTCCCGGGGGGGAGAGCCCCAGAATAAGAGAACCTTCCTTAAAACCTTCGGAAATGCTGCCCCTTGCCCTCGCCACAAGTATTGACGCGCTGGCTGTAGGAGTATCTTTTGCTTTTCTTCAGGTAAACATTGTCCCGGCGGTTTCTTCTATAGGCATTATCACCTTTGCCTTATCCATGCTGGGTGTAAAAGTCGGAAATATATTCGGTATAAAGTTTAAATCCAAAGCCGAACTTTCCGGTGGAATTATACTGGTATTAATAGGTTTGAAAATATTGCTGGAACATATGGGGATTATCAGCTTATGA